One Ranitomeya imitator isolate aRanImi1 chromosome 4, aRanImi1.pri, whole genome shotgun sequence genomic window, ACAAGTTATAGAGTTTAGACAATCCctcgcgactagtgttgagcgataccgtccgatacttgaaagtatcggtattggatagtatcggccgatacccgaaaagtatcggatatcgccgataccgatacccgataccaatacaagtcaatgggacaccaagtatcggaaggtatcctgatggttcccagggtctgaaggagaggaaactctccttcaggccctgggatccatattaatgtgtaaaataaagaattaaaataaaaaatattgacatattcacttctccggaggcccctggacatcaccgcgtttAGGacgtgagaatgacgtcgcggcttgattggtcgcgtgccgctcatgtgaccgccacgcgaccaatcagaagccacgacatcattctcaggtcctaaattcctagaatgaggagtttagggcctgagaatgacgtcgcggcttgtgattggtcgcgtggcggtcacatgagcggcacgcgaccaatcagaagccgtgactgtgatggggtgtacggcagagcaagaagggacaacaggccgagggatgattcaacagatttattatcaagaacgctggaacaacacatgcaggtagatcttcagagtccacaattagtccaacggaacatattcgggggcacctcccgataatccttgtgccaggtaacaaagcaatagtccacaattagtccaagggatcccaaaacaatctcacgaacgacgagatatgtcctcagctcaagtctcgccccgtttgcttccgcagtcccagatggacgtggggtcttgcctcagctaagaatccccactccttctccttcaatgatcaactcacatctgatctcaaaataagaatggattgtctgagctcctgggatccgcccatgaaggggggtaggggtcacactttctattcaatggttgggtccaccagaagattctagactggtgggctccacatagtctatgtagtatgtacatttgactagccacctgctgtgaggaagaatggctattctttcactagtggtattgacaaagcttaatcacattatagcttagggctgcaagtattggggaaggAGACATACTGttccaggtgaactcccagcccaagaaaatacataaattacagctaatagacaccagagaacagttacatacatcaaatggcgtattattcaaatacaggacagggcaaaagtacagatcatgacagtgacgtcatggaactccctaaacgcgctcattttaaacaaagaaggctgccggttacaagcggtgatgtccaggggcctccggagaggtgaatatatcaatattttttattttaattctttattttacacattaatatggatccgataccgatttccgataccacaaaagtatcggaactcggtaccggaattccgataccgcaagtatcggccgatacttgcggtatcggaatgctcaacactactcgcgacctatcacgttccctaatcaaagttctTTTTATACTTATATAGTCCATTCTCTACCTCTGATAACTAGTAAACTCCACAGCTCAAGCATCCTTTATCCccattccctcaagatggctggaccatcattgtaaataagcccctgtactTTATCTCCCCACCACCTCATTgttgattgtaagctctcatgtgcAGGATCGTCATTATttagctttaattattgtattatttttcacATTGTTACTTACGACTGTCGTATATGAGCTATTACATTGTAACgtgttgcagaatatgttggcgctatataactaaACATTATATGGCACAATTTGGAGGTTATGAAGCACTACGCTGATTTATACCGAACTATATTTTGGTATATAGCACAATATTGGggtacacagcactatatgggagtACATGACATGGCAGTGAGATTGTTGGTTATATGACATTTTAGCTTAATGATGGAAGGTTGTGATTCCTGTGACCCCTAATGTGGACATTGCCCCCCACACTCTGCACACactggatctatctatctatatatatctatctatatatatatctattattatttattgttatagcgccatttattccatggcgttttacatgtgaggaggggtatacatgataaaaacaagtacaataatcttaaacaatacaagtcataactggtacagaaggagagaggaccctgcccgcgagggctcacaatctacaagggatgggtgaggatacagtaggtgagtatctatatctatctctccatctctatctatatctatctatatctctatctgtacataaataataaataaatcaccTATTTTTTCTAttagagtgctgccttcatttttctggacaatagcatgaggtttggtatatacctggaagggctcacaatctacaagggacgggtgaggatactgtaggtaagtatctatatctatatatagctatctatctatatatagctaTCTCTATCTCTCTGCCCTGTCCTTCCACAAAGGCTCTTTGCAGAGTCACCACCCTACAGAACAATGAATGTAAAATTCCCATATTAAAGCTGATAGTTTCTCCTCAGTGTAATAAGTGGTGCACAGCGCTAAATGAAGGGAAACAACATCTTATAGAGCTATATGACCGTATTCAGCACTATATAGGAGGTACATCGCAATCGCACTACATGGTGGCATAACACAATATGGGGTGTGTATATATTTGGATATCCCCCCCCCCATACACCACAATTAATGCACAGTCCTCACATCACATGTGGCAGCACATAGGGTCATACTGCAGTGCACTAGTGCTGCCACCAGGAGCAGCATCTGCCCACAATACTCATCTAATGCACAGTGCCCATCACAGGTCATAACTATGAACGTGTTACCTTACTGCATGTTTATTACTCACACCTTAGACTACAGGACCTGGAGGTTGGGGGAGAGGAGGGTGTAAGACCTGATACCAGACCAGTAAGTGCCAGTTCACAGCAGATTATAAACCATCATCAGTCCCACTGTGCCAACCCAATAGTGACAGGATTATACCCACTGCATCTACACTACAGCTCTTGTATACTGATGTTATACAGAGAATCAGCCACATAACAGATCTGTATGCACAGAACATCACAGCAGAGATCAGCGGCTTCAGCTcttgtgacggtgtgggtggctcttagaagagcctttgggttgtgtAGATAGATGGGATCAGTGTTGCTTACTTGCTCTTGCCTGACTTGCTGCTCACCTTGCTGCTCTCGGTCTTCTTGGGCAGCAGCACGGCCTGGATGTTGGGCAGGACGCCCCCCTGGGCGATGGTCACCCcacccagcagcctgttcagctcctCGTCATTGCGCACGGCCAGCTGCAGGTGTCGGGGGATGATGCGGGTCTTCTTGTTGTCCCGGGCGGCATTGCCGGCTAATTCCAGGATCTCAGCggtcagatactccagcacagcAGCCAGATAGACCGGAGCACCGGCGCCCACCCTCTCAGCATAGTTACCCTTGCGGAGAAGTCTGTGCACACGACCAACGGGGAACTGCAGTCCTGCCCGGGATGAGCGGGTCTTGGCTTTAGCACGGACCTTCCCTCCTTGTTTGCCACGTCCAGACATCACTGCACTCACAGTTATCAGCAGATAGAGAACTCTATTGTGTGGTGACTGTGCCGCCTCCTGCGCCTTTTATAACCTACTACTGCCCCGCCTCCTCTCCTGCCATTGGCTGAATCTTAAGTCACTAATGCAAACAAGGCTTGTCGAAACACCAATGAGCTGCAGTGGGCGAACATCATAACGTTTACATTGGTCACATGACTTTCTCATCCAATAGAACAGCGATCTGACAGCATTGCTCATTTGCATGGCCGGTCTATAAATACGGCCGCTCTGGGAAGAGCAGGATCATTATTTTCTTTTCCAGTGTAGAGAACATTCTGCTATCATCATGCCTGATCCTGCCAAGTCTGCACCAGCAGCcaagaagggctccaagaaagcTGTGACCAAGACTCAGAAGAAGGATGGTAAGAAGCGGAGGAAGACCAGGAAGGAGAGCTATGCCATCTATGTGTACAAGGTGCTGAAGCAGGTCCACCCTGACACCGGCATCTCCTCCAAGGCCATGGGCATCATGAActcctttgtcaatgacatctttgaGCGCATTGCAGGGGAAGCCTCCCGCCTGGCTCACTACAACAAgcgctccaccatcacctcccggGAGATCCAGACCGCTGTGCGCCTGCTGCTGCCCGGAGAGCTGGCCAAGCACGCCGTGTCTGAGGGCACCAAGGCTGTCACCAAGTACACCAGCGCCAAGTGATCTGCTCCGTGCTCTGCAcccacaacccaaaggctcttctaagagccacccacccTGTCTACATCAGAGCTGTGGCTGCACTGGCTGGGTCTGTGTCCTGCTGCACTGACCGGCATTGAAAGGGATGATTTGCAAAATATGTTTTAGAAAGTAATTTAATTACCGACCACCAGTATGGAATCCTGAAAAATGTCTCAACCCAAATGTTGGGTGTCTAGAAGGTAAGTGCCAATCTGGATATTTGTAATGCGGCCAATGTGATATGTGGATTGATTATACTAAACCACACAACAGCCTTATACCGACGCTCCAGAACCTGGGAATATAGAATATATACACTATATGCAGATGGGAGAACTGGCTAAAAAACAGGGAACTGgtgtaaatagttttttttttttataacaaacaaTGGCCTTGTGGATGGGACTGAGTAAAGTGTCAGCCTTTGCTATTGACACCACTATGCAGGATAATAAACTGACCTCGATATTACAATGCCattacaagcctacagcctgcagtgatcctcaacctactgaacggccgcacagccagctcttccctctcctagtgtatcctcaccatcccctgcagactgtgagccctcgcgggcagggtcctccctccttatgtactcgtgtgccttgttatctgctcatgtttaatgtatttgtctatatttgccccgtattcacatgtaaagcgccatggaataaatggcgctataaaaatgtataataataaaataattattatacatttctatagccgcatttattccatggcgctttacatgtgaaaggggcgaatatagacaaatacaatagacCTGAGTAACACAAGGCGCACAGGAGCACAGAGGGAGGGAGGACCCGGCCTTATTTATAGAGGGGAAACATCTAGAATACGGAATCCAGTTTGCGGCACATTATAAAAATCAAATATTAAAAAAAGCGGCAACACCTCCCGCTGTCACCTTCCACTGATCCCAgagcgctgggtcctagtgccgccAGACTCCAGTGTTCTCCTGGTAATAGGCGCAGATGAGCTGTTAACTCTTTCAGCGCTTAGCGATATTTTCAGCAGTTTCTCATTGTTCTGTTCAAAATGTTCTAATGATATAACGCAGCGGTCACTCCCCGGACCAGAGGCTCCTGATCAATGATGAACTCACAATCACTGATCTATGGGTCTGAATCCCACTGGTTTATCGCAGCCGGAGCTacaagagcaaagcacaggagggtGTATAGCGCTATACAGGGGTataatatggatttatacagcactatatgggggtatatagCACTATATGGAGTATACAGCAGGATATGGGGGTATAAAGGAGGAGATGCAGCACAATAGAAGGGTATACAGCAAGATATGGAGGTTATACGGCAATATATGGGGTATAAAGGAGGATATGAAGGGTACATAGCATTATATTATGAAGTATACAGCAGGATATGGAGGGTATAAAGGAGGATATGGAGGAGATACAGCACAATATAGCGGTATACAACAAGATATGGAGGTTATACGGCAATATATTGGGGTATACAGTAGGATATGGGGTATACACATATAGTtctgtatggctacgttcacattagcgttgcgccggaaAAAGTGCGGGAAATTCAAAATCCCCAACAGTTCTGTGCTCCGCCCACATGTGAGGAGAAGCCGCGGCTCCTGCTGCTGGGGGAGGGGCTGGTAATCGCCCGGTGCCCGGATGGCTGCAGTCTGCTCTGCGGGAGCTGGAAACATCGGGTACTAAAGGGTTAACACCAAGCGTCTGCGGGGAAGTGACCCTGTGGGCGGAGCCATAGCCCTACTGAGTGCTGATTGGCTGAGCGCTGAATATGAAATTCCCGCCCAACGGCTGATAGTTTCTCCCGCTCTTTGTTCTCCTCAGTAACACGTGGTGCAGAGCGCTGTATGGAGGGAGGGAAATGATATATGGCCGTATACAGCGCTATATGGAGGGTGTATGGTACTATTTGGGCATAGACCGCGTCACATGGAGgaatacagcacgatatgcagtgtaTGAGGCATTATAtcctggcacacagcactatatggggtgtaTGAGGCATTATATGGGGTGTGACATTATCTGGTGATATATAGCACCATAGATGAGGTATTCAGCACTATATGGCCATATACAGCACAATATTAATGCTGAGGGCGGACACAGCGCTATTTCCAGGGTATATAGGGATATTCTTCACTATCTGTGGACATAGTCACAGAGAAGGGGGAATGGGAGAGAGTCCGCTCACCCCAGTGGCAGCACGGAGAAGCCTGGAACCAGCAGAGGCGAAACAGAGGAACGAAAATCCAGTGAGGCCGGAGGTACAGTATGTACAATAAAATCCACATGTATGATAGAAAGATGAATGAGAAGTGCCCGACAGATCCAGTGTGACCGAGTCCTGCGCCTTCCAGCTCTTCGGGGCCTCAGTCAGGTCACTTATCTTGGGTCTCAGTCACACTGGATCTGTCGGGCACTTTTAATACAATTTTCTACAATAAATTTGGATGTTATCGTACATAGCTGCTGCCTCGATGGTTTTTCGTTCTATATGTGGGAAAAACACTATTTTGATGTACACATCAGTATATAGCGCTATATGGAGGGTTTCAGCACTATACGTATGTATACGGCACAATGTGGAGAGTATAAAACACTACACGGACGTATACAGAACTATATGTTGGTATATAGCCCAATACTGAGGTTCAGAGCAGTATACGAGCTGATAGAGCACTATATGGAGATATGTGCAGTATATGATCTATAGCTAGACCACTATATGGAGCTGTGATACAGACAAGGAGCCTCACCTAAGAAATAAGCAGCAGCTGCCCCGTCCTTCTCCCACAAAGGCTTTATTTCATAGCCACCACCTTGTCCCGGCAGAGCTGTGTGATCAGTGTCCGAGTCCCCCCACCGATCCCATCAGCACCATTGtagtttttataataataatattttttatttatatagcgccaacatattccgcagcactttacaataagcggggacatgtacagacaataaattcagtataagttaagacaatttaaaccagtgccattaggggtgaggtccctgctcgcaagctgacaatctacaaggaaatggggggacacaataggtgaaaagtgctcgttatttcagatctggcaattataataaacagggattttcatataaagctgcatgatccggtcatcagcccgtgtgtttaagtgcagtagtcaagtatcaagtgcagttatgtgcatggagggtgtggagacagatgaatagtagggggcaggTTATAGgtttttactgtaaacgatatctataactctgtacgtaaccccctttctcatgtacagcaccatggaattattggtgctatataaataaataataatattagggCAGAGCATTCGTGTTACTGACAGGTGAGCATTTCCCTGTCACATCCTATGTCTAGATGTGGGGCGCTATGTGAGGATTGGGGGGATCTAGGGTGATGATGAGGGGGCTCCACTATACAGCGCAGTGTACGGGGATATGGAAGTACAGCGCCATCAGAGGCCGCTGCTGCAGAAGCCTCGTGTAGACATGATGTGACCCTTCCTGCATTATCGCAGCCTGTGACCAGTGTGGGAACCGTGGAGACCCAGCAGCACTTCATGGAGGAGGGAACAAGGAGATTTCTGGGAGTTCTGCTGACTGAGCTTCTCCTGCATAATGATTGGATGCAGACAACCAATGGAGTGTAGGGGGCGTGTTTCACATAAACCAATGAGAACGATCACATGAGTATAAATACCCTGCTCTTGTTGCTCTCATCATTATATCTGTGTTCCTTCATCTCTGCAGACAGAGCTATGGCCAGAACTAAGCAGACCGCCCGTAAATCCACCGGAGGGAAAGCTCCCCGCAAGCAGCTGGCCACTAAGGCTGCCAGGAAGAGTGCTCCTGCCACTGGTGGAGTGAAGAAGCCGCACCGCTACCGTCCAGGAACAGTCGCTCTCCGGGAGATCCGCCGTTACCAGAAGTCCACCGAGCTGCTGATCCGTAAGCTTCCCTTCCAGCGCCTGGTGAGGGAGATCGCCCAGGACTTCAAGACTGATCTGCGCTTCCAGAGCTCGGCAGTCATGGCCCTACAGGAGGCCAGCGAGGCTTATCTGGTGGGACTGTTCGAGGACACCAACCTGTGCGCCATCCATGCCAAGAGGGTCACTATCATGCCCAAAGACATCCAGCTGGCCCGCAGGATTCGTGGGGAGAGAGCTTAGATCTGTCCCGGGCACCAAAGACAACACAACGGCTCTTCTCAGAGCCACCAAATCCTCCCACTAAGGAGCCAATTCCTAAACTTTCCAGATCTTTTATTTTCTTTTGTTTGCGAGATTCACTGCTGGTAATCAAATTTTAGTTTATAATTTATCATATGCCTAAAGAGCAAAAAGGGTTAATGTAACATGAATATAAAGTGCAGAGATGCAATTATCTTATGAAATCTTTCTAGATGCAGTTACCCAGGGACTTGTTATTTAGCGCTCCTCACTTTGTCCTGACGCCTCATGGCACATGAATAAAGGGGTTACTGCTTAACTCTAATCTGACACTGCCTGTGGGCGGAGCCATGGTGCTGATTGGCTGAGCACTGAATTTGAAATTCCCACACTATGGCTGATAGTTTCTCGCTCTTTGTTCTCCTCAGTGTAACATGGCGGCTCTCGGGCTGTAAGTGAATATGTAATATATTCAGCACTAAAGCACGGTGCACTACACTATTTGGGGGCTAAACTGCATCATATTGCTGTAGAGATCTATATGGAGGTATATAGTAATAGAGTAATTAGCATAGAAAGTTTTATACGGGGGTATAACACaaattgtatttatatagcactaacatatttagCAGCACTTTACAGAGTAAAAGTTCCAGGCGTGCAGTcctgctcacaatctataaggaaataggatACAATAAGTAGAACGTGCTCATCATGTGCAGTCCGGCCATCATAATAAATTGggtttttcatataaagctgcatgatccggtaatCAATCAGTATCTGCAACTACAGTTACCAAGTGCTATTGGGTATATGGAGACCAATAAGAGGgacttgtggcaccccaggagttcgggtaccacagtattgTTGCCTTCCTCTCGGGTAGTGTAGTGCTTtgcctggagacaagagggatccttttggcaggtaatctcacacacagcaccttctgaatccaggccaggagggggagctcaaaacccgcttttagggcagcttccctgaataaagagtcagttcagtctggagcaaacaggaaaggagcagaggagagattgagggctcaaggaggcCCCTAAGAGAGCGCAGAAACCAGGCATCGGGAGCCCAAGGTTGTGGATAGCCGTAAGGTCCACAGCAGACCCGGAGGCCATAGGACTATAAGTATACTTCCCCTACCATACCTGAGGCAAAGCAGCAgacagcctggagtcaccgtgtcagagacccccaagagtacagctcaagctgcctgccgtgcaggttctgtcccaggacaggagaaagaaAGGAGGTTTGCCAGCAAACCACAGGTAGCAAGGTACTAGAAACCCAgcatagaggaaggctcccaacctgacctgctaaGGGGAccccttctgtacctgttgccggtaccctagaCTGAGGCCTACTAcaactccagtaaaccaggtaaagactgcaacccaccatccctgccatacaccttgggagccctggggaccccacttcacctatgggaagcgtcaccatcttgctgcaacaccaCCCCTTTAaaagaacccctttaagcagcgttggtcccctctgaccgaaagCCAAAGGTGGCTTCACAAATAgactttattaaaccctttaaagactttcccctttttgttgagtcccagggccacggatcgggtcacagacactgtgacatcccctttaagagcaactggacctggtaccgagtatccccattgccctggtgggcgactcagacTAAGGAAAAATTAGAAAAGGGAGGGCAGAGTTAGATTAATTAAATATTATGCCTGTATAAAGAGATATTGGCAAATCACATAATTCTGAGTAGTGCATTCCAGGAAACTGGCACAGCACAAGAGAAGTCCTGGATAACAGTGGGAGATTCGGATTATGGAGGATATTAACATTAAAACAGAGCAGGAGTAGGGTGAAAAGgtagacagctttatatggaggggTAGAGGGCACTATATCAGGTGTTCCACACTCTGATTTTATTCACAATGGATTGCATCAGGTCAGTCAGTGAAAAATATGATTAAGAAGGAGAGAACATCAGGTTAGAAACGTACAATATTCCTCCTCCTCAGATCATATTCTCACTCATGAACAAGGTTTAATCCACTTTGAATAAACAATTTTGAATCTCAGTACTTCTCAGATTGCTGGAACATTAATCTGTGGGTCGCTTCTGTTTCTCCCGTGGCTGCTGATGGCAAATGTGAGGTGAACTGATTTTTTTTCTACCACTAGATTATTGTTGTGTACTCACCATAGAAGAAGAATGTATAAAACCATATGGGCATATATAGCACTACAAGATGGAGGctcgattctatcgcatcgggagggctgtAGTGTCACGATGAGGGCAGGCATGCGGCGCTATTGTTACCTAATGGCATCTTGtgatgataatctaatgacttttgcatcaggggactcgtgTGCTTGGCATctatgcttatatgcattgtttttgtcccattgATGCTCTTgcacttcaagagtctcatttgccctttgttgtcttcgacgttgtgcctttgctgctttcctttcattgtcattggcgcactttttaggaggagccatgttgccgTTGGTATTTGCTTTTCAAAGGGGTTTTCCAACTAACAAAAGTTCATTTGAAAaattgtgtctgactgtgtactgaacataccacagctcctgggcaggggaggaagcaaaagacaatactgacattacagcaggagatcgccggggatacattttgtgaggtaaaatattttttaaaaagtcagtgaaatattttacctcacaaaatgaatcctctgtgatcccctgctgtaatgtcagtattgtcgtttgcttcctcccctgcccaggagatgtgttatgctccgtacacggtcagacagacaatttttaaaattaactttagttcgtgggaaaactcctttaatgtgaccggcttcctctgcctgtagacacgtcgcgcatctgctgccGGTATCAGCAGAATGATTCGCATAATtcgcgcaggtgcagtaaatcagaccgctgccatctttgtgcaaacagatagtggcggtcacattaaggctatgtgcacacgttcaggatttttttgcAGAaagttctgcaagaaatccgcatgtttttttgtggattttccaatgcaataatatagtgggaaatccgcaaaattaatgaacatgctgcgtttt contains:
- the LOC138673863 gene encoding histone H2A.J — protein: MSGRGKQGGKVRAKAKTRSSRAGLQFPVGRVHRLLRKGNYAERVGAGAPVYLAAVLEYLTAEILELAGNAARDNKKTRIIPRHLQLAVRNDEELNRLLGGVTIAQGGVLPNIQAVLLPKKTESSKVSSKSGKSK
- the LOC138673865 gene encoding histone H3; protein product: MARTKQTARKSTGGKAPRKQLATKAARKSAPATGGVKKPHRYRPGTVALREIRRYQKSTELLIRKLPFQRLVREIAQDFKTDLRFQSSAVMALQEASEAYLVGLFEDTNLCAIHAKRVTIMPKDIQLARRIRGERA
- the LOC138673864 gene encoding histone H2B, which codes for MPDPAKSAPAAKKGSKKAVTKTQKKDGKKRRKTRKESYAIYVYKVLKQVHPDTGISSKAMGIMNSFVNDIFERIAGEASRLAHYNKRSTITSREIQTAVRLLLPGELAKHAVSEGTKAVTKYTSAK